In Marisediminicola antarctica, one DNA window encodes the following:
- the rph gene encoding ribonuclease PH, translating to MTNALPIIAPRKDGRASDELRAVTIERGWSEQAEGSALISFGRTKVLCTASFTNGVPRWMSGKGKGWVTAEYAMLPRSTNDRMDRESVKGRIGGRTHEISRLIGRSLRAVVDMKSLGENTIVIDCDVLQADGGTRTAAITGAYVALADALEWGRSKRFIGQNAKPLIDSVAAVSVGIVGGVPMLDLAYTEDVRADTDMNVVVTGRGLFVEVQGTAEAAPFDRRELDALLDLAVGGTSTLTELQLASLRG from the coding sequence ATGACCAACGCCCTCCCCATCATCGCCCCCCGCAAGGACGGCCGCGCGAGCGACGAGCTGCGCGCCGTCACGATCGAGCGGGGCTGGAGCGAGCAGGCCGAGGGGTCCGCGCTCATCTCATTCGGCCGCACCAAGGTGCTCTGCACGGCGTCGTTCACGAACGGCGTTCCCCGGTGGATGTCCGGTAAGGGCAAGGGCTGGGTCACCGCCGAGTACGCCATGCTGCCGCGGTCGACCAACGACCGCATGGATCGAGAGTCGGTCAAGGGCCGCATCGGCGGGCGCACTCACGAAATCTCCCGCCTCATCGGCCGCTCGTTGCGCGCTGTCGTCGACATGAAGTCGCTCGGCGAGAACACCATCGTCATCGACTGTGACGTTCTTCAGGCCGACGGCGGCACGCGCACGGCGGCCATCACGGGAGCGTACGTCGCGCTTGCCGACGCCCTCGAGTGGGGCCGGAGCAAGCGGTTCATCGGCCAGAATGCGAAGCCGCTGATCGACAGCGTCGCCGCGGTCTCGGTCGGGATCGTCGGGGGAGTCCCCATGCTCGACCTCGCCTACACCGAGGACGTGCGGGCGGACACCGACATGAACGTGGTCGTCACCGGCCGCGGGCTGTTCGTCGAGGTGCAGGGCACCGCTGAGGCCGCCCCGTTCGACCGGCGAGAGCTCGACGCTCTGCTCGACCTCGCGGTCGGCGGCACCTCGACCCTCACCGAGCTTCAGCTCGCGAGCCTGAGGGGCTGA
- a CDS encoding cryptochrome/photolyase family protein, with amino-acid sequence MERVRWIFAGQLGEQFDDGGRMLLVEARSVLERAPIHRAKAHLILSAIRHRAAELGDRVEFHQVHRYRDAVAGRDDLEVIDPTSYRARALVREVGARILPSRGFVTSEADFAAWADGRGAKRLLLEDFYRAMRQRTGILMDGDAPAGGQWNYDHDNRQPPPKNAVTLGLPDPRWPEEDEIDAEVRADLDRWQAEGRVRLVGADGPRRFAVTAAEAKAVLADFVESRLGDFGPFEDATLTGDWTMAHSLLSAPLNLGLIDPVEVIDTVVAEYRAGRAPIASVEGVVRQIAGWRDWVWHLYWRLGENYTDSHNALGAHEPLPAALLELDPDRIEANCLSQSIRGVAEHGWAHHIQRLMIIGNHALQRGYEPRQLNDWFVSMFVDGTPWVMPANVIGMSQHADGGIVATKPYAAGGAYISKMTDYCGGCRFNPKVRLGPDACPFTAGYWAFLDRVEPVLRGNHRMAQPLAGLRRLADREAVVDQESRRDNL; translated from the coding sequence ATGGAGCGTGTTCGCTGGATCTTCGCCGGTCAGCTGGGTGAGCAGTTCGACGACGGCGGGCGGATGCTGCTCGTCGAGGCACGTTCTGTTCTGGAGCGGGCACCCATCCACCGCGCGAAGGCGCATCTGATCCTGTCGGCGATCCGACACCGGGCGGCTGAGCTTGGCGACAGGGTGGAGTTTCACCAGGTGCACCGGTACCGCGATGCGGTCGCCGGCCGCGACGACCTGGAAGTCATCGACCCCACCTCGTACCGGGCGCGAGCGTTGGTACGGGAAGTCGGTGCGCGAATCCTCCCGAGCCGGGGCTTCGTCACGAGCGAGGCGGACTTCGCAGCATGGGCCGACGGGCGCGGCGCCAAGCGGCTGCTGCTCGAGGACTTCTATCGCGCGATGCGCCAGCGCACGGGCATCCTCATGGACGGCGACGCCCCCGCCGGCGGCCAGTGGAACTACGACCACGACAACCGACAGCCACCACCGAAGAACGCGGTGACGCTCGGGCTTCCCGACCCGCGCTGGCCCGAGGAGGACGAGATCGACGCCGAGGTGCGAGCCGACCTCGACCGGTGGCAGGCGGAGGGCCGCGTGCGACTGGTGGGCGCCGACGGCCCGCGCCGATTCGCGGTGACGGCTGCCGAGGCGAAGGCCGTGCTCGCCGACTTCGTCGAGAGCAGGCTCGGCGATTTCGGCCCGTTCGAGGACGCGACGCTCACGGGCGACTGGACGATGGCGCACTCGTTGCTGAGCGCGCCACTGAACCTGGGTCTCATCGACCCGGTCGAGGTGATCGACACGGTGGTGGCGGAGTACCGGGCGGGCCGCGCACCGATCGCGAGCGTCGAGGGCGTGGTGCGGCAGATCGCCGGCTGGCGTGACTGGGTGTGGCACCTCTACTGGCGGCTCGGCGAGAACTACACCGATTCACACAACGCGCTCGGGGCGCACGAGCCGCTCCCGGCGGCCCTGCTCGAACTCGACCCCGACCGGATCGAGGCAAACTGCCTGAGCCAGTCGATCCGCGGTGTCGCCGAGCACGGCTGGGCCCATCACATCCAACGACTGATGATCATCGGCAACCATGCGCTGCAGCGCGGCTACGAGCCCAGGCAGCTCAACGACTGGTTCGTCAGCATGTTCGTCGACGGCACACCGTGGGTGATGCCGGCGAACGTGATCGGAATGTCCCAGCATGCCGACGGCGGCATCGTCGCGACGAAGCCGTACGCGGCTGGCGGCGCCTACATCTCCAAGATGACGGACTACTGCGGCGGCTGCCGGTTCAACCCCAAGGTCAGGCTCGGGCCCGACGCGTGCCCGTTCACCGCCGGCTACTGGGCGTTCCTCGACAGGGTCGAACCGGTGCTGCGGGGAAACCACCGCATGGCCCAGCCGCTCGCCGGGCTGCGCCGACTGGCGGACCGGGAGGCCGTCGTCGACCAGGAATCGCGCCGGGACAATCTCTAG
- the murI gene encoding glutamate racemase, translating into MSDAPIGIFDSGVGGLTVARAIIDQLPNESVLYVGDTAHSPYGPKPIAQVREYTLAVLDDLVGQGVKMLVIACNTASAAMLRDARERYTQGLGIPVVEVIQPAVRAAVRQTRNSRVGVIGTAGTVSSRAYDDAFAAAPHLELFTRACPRFVEFVEAGVTSGEELFAVAEGYLSPLKAARIDTLVLGCTHYPLMSAAIQYVMGDGVTLVSSAEETAFDVYRTLVKHGLERSAGTTPTFRFEATGDSQSAFMSLARRFLGPEVQNVELVETGVIQLPERQP; encoded by the coding sequence GTGAGCGACGCGCCGATTGGAATCTTCGACTCCGGGGTGGGTGGGCTCACCGTCGCGAGGGCGATCATCGACCAATTGCCGAACGAGTCAGTGCTCTACGTCGGCGACACGGCGCACTCACCGTACGGTCCGAAGCCGATCGCGCAGGTGCGCGAGTACACGCTCGCGGTGCTCGACGACCTCGTAGGGCAGGGCGTCAAGATGCTCGTGATCGCCTGTAACACCGCGTCGGCGGCGATGCTGCGCGACGCCCGCGAGCGGTACACGCAGGGCCTCGGCATCCCTGTCGTCGAGGTCATCCAGCCGGCCGTGCGTGCCGCAGTGCGGCAGACCCGCAACTCCCGGGTGGGGGTGATCGGCACGGCGGGCACGGTGTCGTCCCGCGCCTACGACGACGCGTTCGCCGCGGCGCCGCACCTGGAACTCTTTACGCGCGCCTGTCCCCGCTTCGTCGAATTCGTCGAAGCCGGTGTGACGAGTGGCGAGGAGCTGTTCGCCGTCGCGGAGGGCTACCTCTCCCCGCTCAAGGCCGCCCGAATCGACACGCTGGTGCTCGGCTGCACCCACTACCCGCTCATGTCGGCCGCGATCCAGTACGTCATGGGCGACGGCGTCACGCTCGTCTCGAGCGCGGAGGAGACGGCGTTCGACGTCTACCGCACGCTCGTCAAGCACGGCCTCGAACGCTCCGCCGGCACCACGCCGACCTTTCGGTTCGAGGCAACCGGCGACAGCCAGTCCGCATTCATGTCCCTCGCACGGCGCTTCCTCGGACCAGAGGTCCAGAACGTCGAACTGGTCGAGACCGGAGTCATCCAGCTACCTGAAAGGCAACCATGA